A window of the Lates calcarifer isolate ASB-BC8 linkage group LG18, TLL_Latcal_v3, whole genome shotgun sequence genome harbors these coding sequences:
- the ndufb2 gene encoding NADH dehydrogenase [ubiquinone] 1 beta subcomplex subunit 2, mitochondrial encodes MSSFGRALGVLRTGAQLLRRGPQRITTRKASGGPHIEPQYRQYPQLTKNQQFQSELISGAMWFWILWHLWHDPDAVLGHFPWPDASAWTDEELGIPPDDEE; translated from the exons ATGTCTTCTTTCGGAAGGGCGCTGGGAGTCCTTCGGACCGGAGCCCAGCTGCTTAGACGCGGCCCACAAAGGATAACAACCAGAAA GGCCAGCGGTGGTCCGCACATTGAGCCACAGTACAGGCAGTATCCTCAGCTGACGAAGAACCAGCAATTTCAGTCAGAGCTCATCAGCGGAGCCATGTGGTTTTGGATCCTTTGGCACTTGTGGCATGATCCTGATGCAGTTTTG GGTCACTTTCCCTGGCCTGATGCCTCTGCATGGACAGATGAGGAGCTTGGAATCCCTCCAGATGATGAAGAATAA